The following coding sequences lie in one Desulfitibacter alkalitolerans DSM 16504 genomic window:
- a CDS encoding DUF445 domain-containing protein translates to MELKLIIIPVMGAIIGWVTNLIAIKLIFRPYKPMRFPIINFSIQGIIPKRRYEIAANIGKIVEKELLCIKDLIPAFESGINDTVFIKNIASIIKSNLTNRIPGIFPSRLKETVGNMIEEILIKELTKVLPTIARQGLEDLSDNIVVHSIVEEKINNLELAEFEKLIISITRRELKHIEYLGAVLGFIIGLGQLLIITVLA, encoded by the coding sequence ATGGAATTAAAATTAATAATAATTCCCGTAATGGGAGCTATAATTGGTTGGGTCACTAACCTTATCGCAATAAAACTAATATTCCGTCCATATAAGCCAATGAGGTTTCCTATTATTAATTTTTCAATACAGGGTATTATTCCAAAAAGACGTTATGAGATAGCTGCTAATATAGGTAAGATTGTGGAGAAGGAGCTGCTCTGTATTAAAGATCTTATACCTGCATTTGAAAGCGGCATAAATGACACTGTCTTCATAAAAAATATTGCATCTATAATCAAATCTAACTTGACAAACAGAATACCCGGCATATTTCCATCAAGGCTTAAAGAAACAGTAGGCAATATGATTGAAGAAATTTTAATTAAAGAATTAACAAAGGTACTGCCTACCATTGCAAGACAAGGATTAGAAGACTTAAGTGACAATATAGTTGTACACAGTATTGTCGAAGAAAAGATTAATAATTTAGAGCTGGCAGAGTTTGAAAAGCTAATAATAAGTATAACCAGACGAGAATTAAAGCATATTGAATACCTGGGAGCGGTACTTGGATTTATAATTGGCCTGGGACAGCTATTAATAATTACTGTTCTTGCATAA
- the rpmI gene encoding 50S ribosomal protein L35 yields MPKMKTHRGAAKRFKRTASGKLKRSQAFTSHILGKKSAKRKRQLRKNTIVSAGDARRMEQLIPR; encoded by the coding sequence ATGCCTAAAATGAAAACCCATAGGGGTGCAGCTAAAAGATTTAAACGCACTGCATCTGGTAAGCTAAAAAGATCACAAGCTTTTACTAGCCATATACTAGGTAAAAAATCAGCAAAGAGAAAAAGACAGTTACGTAAAAATACTATAGTTAGTGCAGGAGATGCAAGAAGAATGGAACAACTTATTCCTAGATAA
- a CDS encoding YqzL family protein yields MFLPAEVFWRIFEKTGSIRAYILYKKLIVQ; encoded by the coding sequence GTGTTTCTACCTGCTGAAGTTTTTTGGAGAATTTTTGAAAAGACCGGATCAATTCGTGCTTATATTTTATACAAAAAGTTAATTGTACAGTAG
- the thrS gene encoding threonine--tRNA ligase — protein sequence MFEIVITLKDGTQAKYPSGSTPLQIAETLSKRLAKEAVVARFNGKIVDMDKPLHEDGSLEIFTFDTEEGKHCYRHSASHILAQAVQRLYPGTRLGIGPAIEDGYYYDFDSEHKFSPEDLEKIEKEMDKIIKENEKFTRKEISREDAIKLFKERGEDYKIELINDLPDDAVISIYEHGDWLDLCAGPHVATTGDIKAIKLLSLAGAYWRGSEKNPMLQRIYGTAFPKKKDLDGYLALIEEAKKRDHRRLGAQLGLFSIQEEGPGFPFFHPKGMVLRNQLEDFWRKEHKKWGYQEIKSPIILNKVLWEKSGHWEHYRENMYYTNIDENNFCVKPMNCPGAMLVYKSEQHSYREFPIRLAEMGLVHRHEKSGVLHGLMRVRAFTQDDAHIFMLPSQITSEIKNVIDLVDYFYETFGFEYSVELSTKPEKAMGSDEIWDKAICSLKQALEEKRINYKVNEGDGAFYGPKIDFHLRDSIGRTWQCGTIQLDFLMPEKFDLYYIGEDGGKHRPVVIHRVVFGSIERFIGILIEHYAGAFPLWLAPVQVKILPISETHGDYAAMVLKKLDNNGLRAEVDYRNEKIGYKIREAQMQKVPYMLVIGDKEVENREVSVRKRGAGDLGAQTLDDFVNEIVKESQMPKSTK from the coding sequence ATGTTTGAAATTGTTATTACGTTAAAAGATGGCACTCAAGCCAAATACCCATCAGGCTCAACACCGCTGCAAATAGCAGAAACGCTTAGCAAAAGACTTGCTAAAGAGGCTGTAGTAGCCAGATTCAATGGTAAGATTGTTGACATGGATAAACCCTTACATGAAGATGGAAGTCTTGAAATATTTACATTTGATACTGAAGAAGGCAAGCATTGCTATAGGCATAGTGCTTCACACATTTTAGCTCAGGCTGTTCAAAGACTCTATCCCGGAACCAGGCTGGGAATAGGTCCAGCTATTGAAGATGGGTATTACTATGATTTTGATTCAGAACACAAGTTTTCACCAGAGGATTTGGAAAAAATTGAAAAAGAAATGGACAAAATTATTAAAGAAAACGAAAAGTTTACTAGAAAAGAGATATCCCGGGAAGATGCAATTAAGCTGTTTAAAGAAAGGGGAGAGGATTATAAAATAGAATTGATTAACGACTTGCCAGATGATGCAGTTATATCCATTTATGAGCATGGAGATTGGTTAGATCTATGTGCTGGGCCTCACGTTGCAACTACTGGAGATATAAAGGCCATAAAGCTATTATCATTAGCAGGGGCCTACTGGCGCGGCTCGGAAAAGAATCCAATGCTGCAAAGAATCTATGGCACTGCTTTTCCTAAGAAAAAGGACCTAGATGGGTACTTAGCGCTCATAGAAGAGGCCAAAAAGAGAGATCATCGAAGACTTGGAGCCCAGCTTGGTCTGTTTAGTATTCAAGAGGAAGGCCCAGGCTTCCCATTTTTTCATCCAAAGGGTATGGTGTTAAGAAATCAACTGGAGGATTTCTGGAGAAAGGAACATAAAAAATGGGGTTATCAGGAAATCAAGAGCCCCATTATTCTTAACAAGGTACTTTGGGAAAAATCAGGTCACTGGGAGCATTATAGAGAAAACATGTATTACACAAACATTGATGAAAACAATTTTTGTGTTAAGCCTATGAATTGTCCAGGGGCAATGCTTGTGTATAAATCCGAACAGCACAGCTATAGAGAGTTTCCCATTAGATTAGCTGAAATGGGTTTAGTCCACCGTCATGAGAAGTCAGGTGTTTTACATGGTTTAATGAGGGTAAGAGCCTTCACCCAGGATGATGCTCATATCTTTATGCTGCCATCGCAAATAACATCAGAAATAAAAAATGTTATTGATTTGGTTGACTATTTTTACGAGACATTTGGCTTCGAATACTCAGTAGAGCTATCAACAAAACCCGAGAAGGCAATGGGTTCAGATGAAATTTGGGATAAGGCCATTTGCTCATTAAAACAGGCATTAGAAGAAAAGAGAATCAATTATAAAGTCAATGAAGGAGATGGTGCTTTTTATGGACCTAAAATTGATTTTCATTTAAGGGATTCCATTGGCAGAACGTGGCAGTGTGGTACAATACAGCTTGACTTTTTAATGCCGGAGAAATTTGATCTATATTATATTGGTGAAGATGGTGGTAAGCATAGGCCTGTTGTAATCCATAGAGTTGTATTTGGTAGTATTGAAAGGTTTATAGGAATTTTAATTGAGCATTACGCAGGAGCCTTTCCCTTATGGCTAGCCCCTGTTCAGGTGAAAATCTTACCAATAAGCGAAACCCATGGAGACTACGCAGCTATGGTTTTAAAGAAATTGGATAATAATGGTCTCCGGGCAGAAGTAGATTATAGAAACGAAAAAATTGGTTATAAAATTAGAGAGGCACAAATGCAAAAAGTACCTTATATGTTGGTTATTGGTGATAAGGAAGTAGAAAACAGAGAAGTGTCAGTAAGAAAAAGGGGTGCTGGTGATTTAGGGGCACAAACTTTAGATGACTTTGTTAATGAAATTGTTAAAGAAAGCCAGATGCCAAAAAGCACTAAATAA
- the ytxC gene encoding putative sporulation protein YtxC, whose amino-acid sequence MDLLYSIVTNKDLNFMYEELENQFITMREQGLINDLDIKVKGKYYFYELKLTANQSSNSLNNCINSLISTLTNLIVDKYKDIIIEKTIKNHYYYFDIDERRAISTKTENYLLAFNDINNQKAWKSRIYKRIIKHFENNNNLIIDGFVNFRLKDFCNEIQLAVEDSVEDYLLEKEYDEFVDLLKHLMHITRPKFKCVHIFFNDSGTFKLYNEELKGIEFYKYGVNLMDEDISYEDIVISSVISLAPKELVLHGFRNIEHQGLISTLRKVFGENRVIKCEGCIKCSHSYSKNK is encoded by the coding sequence ATGGATTTATTGTATTCAATTGTCACTAATAAAGATTTAAACTTTATGTATGAAGAATTGGAGAATCAATTTATTACTATGAGAGAGCAGGGATTAATAAATGATCTAGATATAAAAGTTAAGGGAAAATACTATTTTTATGAGCTTAAGCTTACTGCAAATCAAAGCTCCAATTCTTTAAACAATTGCATAAACTCACTTATTTCAACCTTAACTAATTTAATAGTGGATAAATATAAGGATATAATAATTGAAAAAACTATTAAAAACCACTATTATTATTTTGACATAGATGAAAGAAGAGCTATTAGTACTAAAACGGAAAACTATCTATTAGCTTTCAATGACATAAATAATCAAAAGGCTTGGAAATCGCGAATTTATAAAAGAATAATAAAGCACTTTGAAAATAACAACAATTTAATTATTGACGGCTTTGTAAATTTTAGGTTGAAAGATTTTTGCAATGAGATACAATTAGCAGTAGAGGATTCTGTAGAAGATTATCTTCTTGAAAAGGAATATGACGAATTCGTAGATTTACTAAAACACCTTATGCATATTACTAGACCCAAATTTAAATGTGTTCATATCTTTTTTAATGACTCTGGAACCTTTAAGCTTTATAATGAAGAGCTAAAGGGTATAGAGTTCTATAAATATGGTGTAAATTTAATGGATGAGGACATTAGCTATGAAGATATTGTAATAAGCTCTGTTATTTCACTTGCTCCAAAAGAACTAGTTCTGCATGGGTTTAGAAACATAGAGCATCAGGGGCTGATTTCTACCTTGCGTAAGGTATTTGGGGAAAACAGGGTAATAAAGTGTGAAGGCTGCATAAAATGCAGTCATTCATATTCAAAAAACAAATAA
- a CDS encoding DUF3243 family protein, with the protein MAELQFPEELAQKIRDGQKHGVSEENMVKGIVSLGNLLEKFTEPDTAEEALMKTMWENANEEEKYTIARLIVRIGKKNIH; encoded by the coding sequence ATGGCTGAATTACAGTTTCCTGAAGAATTAGCACAAAAAATACGTGATGGTCAAAAACATGGAGTTTCTGAAGAAAACATGGTGAAAGGTATTGTTTCTTTAGGTAATCTTTTAGAAAAGTTTACAGAACCGGATACTGCGGAAGAAGCTTTAATGAAAACAATGTGGGAAAACGCTAATGAAGAAGAAAAGTACACAATAGCTAGATTAATAGTAAGAATCGGAAAAAAGAATATTCATTAA
- the rplT gene encoding 50S ribosomal protein L20, giving the protein MARVKRGVTARKRHKKILKLAKGYYGAKSKIFRPANQQVLKSLSYAYAHRKKRKGDFRKLWISRINAAARVNGMSYNRFIRGLKNAGIDINRKMLAELAVSDANAFGKLANIAKENN; this is encoded by the coding sequence ATGGCAAGGGTTAAAAGGGGTGTAACTGCCCGTAAAAGACATAAAAAAATTCTTAAGTTAGCAAAAGGTTATTATGGAGCAAAATCAAAGATTTTTAGACCTGCTAATCAACAGGTATTAAAATCTTTATCATATGCATATGCCCACCGTAAGAAAAGAAAGGGCGACTTTAGAAAGCTGTGGATTTCCAGAATCAACGCAGCAGCTAGAGTTAATGGAATGTCTTATAACCGTTTCATTAGAGGACTAAAAAATGCTGGTATTGATATTAACAGAAAGATGCTGGCCGAATTAGCAGTCAGTGATGCCAATGCATTTGGAAAGTTAGCTAATATTGCAAAAGAAAATAACTAA
- a CDS encoding TrmH family RNA methyltransferase, with translation MDFKDINSKDNPIFKLIKTLNKKKGRDENGLFLIEGIRLLEEAINHGVKLHYLVINENTNLLPKENLDCQVLRISNNLFKDLSDTVTPQGIIGVARQPNPSLKELTLLPNPLIVVLNGIQDPGNLGTIIRTSAAAKAAAVLLTEGTVDLYNPKVIRATMGAVFQIPIIHGLGDEEAINWLNSNNINILVADINAEQYYFSVNLKGATALVIGNENKGPSPKWKSAANNRIKIPILGDTESLNASIAAGILIYDAIRQRHNEI, from the coding sequence ATGGATTTTAAAGATATTAATTCTAAAGATAACCCTATATTTAAACTAATTAAAACTCTAAACAAGAAAAAAGGCAGGGATGAAAATGGCTTATTCTTGATAGAAGGTATTAGACTGCTAGAAGAAGCCATTAACCATGGAGTAAAGCTTCATTACCTGGTTATAAATGAGAATACCAATCTGCTACCAAAGGAAAATCTTGATTGTCAGGTATTAAGAATATCTAATAACCTTTTTAAAGACTTATCAGATACTGTTACGCCACAGGGAATTATTGGAGTAGCCAGACAACCTAACCCTTCACTTAAGGAGCTAACACTTTTACCTAACCCTTTAATAGTTGTTTTAAATGGAATCCAGGATCCTGGCAACCTTGGGACTATTATAAGAACTAGTGCAGCAGCAAAAGCTGCTGCAGTATTACTAACAGAAGGAACTGTGGATCTATATAATCCTAAGGTCATAAGAGCTACAATGGGTGCTGTTTTTCAGATTCCTATAATTCATGGACTTGGGGATGAAGAAGCTATTAATTGGCTAAATAGTAATAATATCAATATTTTAGTGGCTGATATAAATGCTGAGCAGTATTACTTCTCTGTTAACTTAAAAGGGGCAACTGCTTTGGTTATCGGCAATGAAAACAAGGGACCTTCTCCTAAATGGAAAAGTGCAGCTAATAATAGGATAAAAATCCCCATCCTTGGTGATACAGAATCGCTTAATGCATCAATAGCTGCTGGAATATTAATTTATGATGCTATTCGTCAGAGACATAATGAAATCTAA
- the infC gene encoding translation initiation factor IF-3 produces MNEAIRTREIRLISETGEQLGIMSPKEGLQIAMDKGLDLVEVSPAAKPPVCRIMDYGKYMFELSKKERESRKKQKIVNVKEVKFRVGIEEHDFQTKARNAAKFIQNGDKVKVTIMFRGREITHSELGKAICLKLAKQLEDIANVEKPPKVEGKNMTMILVPKAD; encoded by the coding sequence ATTAATGAGGCTATTCGTACAAGGGAAATTCGCCTTATTAGTGAGACCGGAGAACAATTGGGGATAATGTCTCCTAAAGAGGGGCTGCAGATTGCCATGGATAAGGGGCTGGATTTAGTAGAGGTTTCACCGGCTGCTAAGCCACCCGTGTGTCGTATCATGGATTACGGCAAGTATATGTTTGAGCTAAGCAAAAAGGAAAGAGAATCCCGAAAGAAACAAAAAATTGTTAATGTTAAAGAAGTAAAATTTAGAGTGGGTATTGAGGAGCATGATTTTCAAACAAAGGCCAGAAATGCAGCAAAGTTTATCCAAAATGGTGATAAGGTTAAAGTAACAATCATGTTCAGGGGCAGAGAAATTACCCATTCTGAATTAGGGAAGGCTATATGTCTTAAGCTGGCCAAACAACTGGAAGACATAGCAAATGTTGAAAAACCTCCGAAGGTAGAAGGAAAAAACATGACAATGATTTTAGTTCCCAAGGCAGATTAA